The following nucleotide sequence is from Flavobacteriales bacterium.
ACAACGATATCAATTAGGTTTGCTCCAAGGCCACCAAGGGTACTACTTGTCTGAAATGAGATACCATTATCACTAGAATAAGAAAGAGCACCTGTTCCGCCACTTGCTGTGATGGTAATAGTGCCATCTGACCCACCATTACAAGAAGGATTCGAAACAGAAAAACCGGTCAGATTTATTATTGACGGATTATATAACGTCTCAGAAACTGAGGCTGAACAATTATTAGCATCGAAAATAGTTACCGTATATGTGGTGCCTAAAGTTGTCGCATTCAAACCCATTTTAGTATAAACCCCTGAAGTCTCCCCATTAACAGCACTACCCCAGTTTACAGCATATGGAGATAAACCACCGTTATACGCAATACTTATAGCTCCATCTAAGCCACCAGAACATGATGGATTGTTGAATCCTGTTGTATTAACAAAAACCTCACTTGATACATTTACAGCAACCGAAGACTCTACCGTACCGCAGGTACCATCTAAACGAGCATAATATGTAGTAGAGGTAGAAGCAGAGGTTGTAACATTTAAAGGATTAGTTGTACCTAAATTATTACCTGTTCCTCCCGCTCCATCAAACCACGTTAACGTAGCTCCAGTGCCTGCAAAGGCACCATTTGCCGTGATATCTATGGAGGTATTTGGGCATACATTACTAGAGATTACCGTAGCAGAGATAATACTAGAAGGGATACAAGGGAGTGTCGTATTTTGCACATCTCCTGTCAACAGACCTATCGTTGCATTTCCTCCACAATTACCACTTGTTGCAGCTACATTTTCTACCCAAGTTCCTAAAGTCAAACTTGGAGGATCCGGATAGGAAGCATTGGTATTGTAATAAATCGTATTCCAAGTAAATCCATCATCCGACATGTCGATTTCCCATCTATTGTCTACCAAATCCCAAATTACCCGAGTATCTCCGGTACCAGTGCCTCCAGCAAAACAAAAACACAATTGAGTACCATCTATAGGCATAGAAACATAGGTATTACGAATTGTGCCTCCATCGTTCGTACTACCGTTTAAAATATTGACAAACGTTACAACGCCTCCACCGTCATACATCTCTGCAGCACAACCTTCAAAGGTTATTTGGCTATAAGAAATTGATCCTGCAAAAAATAGAAATGAGAAAACAAGAATTAACTTCTTTATAGAATTATAAAATTTCATAGCATACTGCATTGAACTATAATTGGTCTAAAGGAGAGCCTCATGAATATTACCGAGGTATGGTTTATGGTAACAAATTTAACTAAAACACTTCATTAACATGCTATAGTAATGCAGAACACAAGCATCGTCTTTTTCTAAGAAGCACTAAAAAGAAACCATAAGCTTTAATGTTTTATTTGGGCCATGCAGAAGCTCATTGGGAAGCTCGGAAAGCTGGTCGTATTAATACAAATTAATTAAGCCTTTTGTACGTCTTGCCTCTCATTTCAAGCTTACTTATGGTTAAAGAACCCATATCATGATTATCAAATTCCCCACTGTAGTCATTATAAATAAACAGATCACCATTTTCTATATAATAACCGAGACTGTCTTCGAAAGTAGAATAAGTACAATCACAACTATCTACATCTAGTCCAACCGTATCAGCAGAATTCCAAAAATCATCACCACGGTCATGTTCTAAATTTCTATAATAACC
It contains:
- a CDS encoding SprB repeat-containing protein; the protein is MKFYNSIKKLILVFSFLFFAGSISYSQITFEGCAAEMYDGGGVVTFVNILNGSTNDGGTIRNTYVSMPIDGTQLCFCFAGGTGTGDTRVIWDLVDNRWEIDMSDDGFTWNTIYYNTNASYPDPPSLTLGTWVENVAATSGNCGGNATIGLLTGDVQNTTLPCIPSSIISATVISSNVCPNTSIDITANGAFAGTGATLTWFDGAGGTGNNLGTTNPLNVTTSASTSTTYYARLDGTCGTVESSVAVNVSSEVFVNTTGFNNPSCSGGLDGAISIAYNGGLSPYAVNWGSAVNGETSGVYTKMGLNATTLGTTYTVTIFDANNCSASVSETLYNPSIINLTGFSVSNPSCNGGSDGTITITASGGTGALSYSSDNGISFQTSSTLGGLGANLIDIVVEDVNGCQTSTNYPLSDPSMLVLSSATGVNPVCNNGTGSITVSVSGGTGGYTYSSDNGVTFQGSNVISGIGDGSYSVVVEDATGCQKSTNVILTEPTAVTITNVSAISPNCNNGTNGSISITASGGTGSLSYSIDNGVTFQASSSFPGLSAASYDIVVEDASGCQATSNTVLINPTLVSIDNVVTAEPACYGALTASIVLTASGGTGALSYSIDNGTSFQLASTFNGIGSASYNIVV